In Dysgonomonadaceae bacterium zrk40, one genomic interval encodes:
- a CDS encoding substrate-binding domain-containing protein, with product MQGKIRIKDIAEMSGVSPGTVDRIIHNRGRVSETARQAVEEVLKKVNYKPNIHITGLSLRRKYKVIITTPDVMEGEYWESIHMGIRKAIQVYENIRIKCSVYTYNQYDINSCRRVYDEIAEMDTDAVIIGTTFKEETLKLVRKLEEREIPYLFVDSTVEDTAPLAYFTSDHYVCGYLIARLITSITTMGCRIGMLQAVRIGDESANTSILRKKGFADYLSDNDISSEIVRIPFTAMEPENNDQQLDHYFQGEHDFGGVVVLNSRGGILADYFYRKSIKDVRLICVDITRPNVEGLRNGVIDFLIGQEPERQGFLAMKTLLEYLIYRGFVKVQNYVSLDILTKDTIDYYNRFNFIS from the coding sequence ATGCAAGGAAAAATTCGTATCAAGGATATTGCTGAAATGTCAGGGGTTTCACCTGGTACCGTCGACCGTATTATTCACAATAGGGGACGTGTGTCGGAGACCGCCCGTCAGGCTGTTGAGGAGGTGTTGAAGAAAGTGAACTACAAACCCAATATCCACATCACCGGACTCTCTTTACGTCGGAAGTACAAGGTGATCATCACCACCCCCGACGTGATGGAGGGAGAGTATTGGGAGAGCATCCACATGGGAATTCGTAAAGCAATCCAGGTGTATGAAAATATCCGCATCAAGTGTTCCGTATATACCTATAACCAGTATGACATCAATTCTTGCCGACGGGTCTATGACGAGATTGCAGAAATGGATACCGATGCTGTAATCATCGGTACCACTTTCAAGGAAGAGACGCTAAAGTTGGTCAGAAAGCTTGAAGAGCGTGAGATTCCCTATTTATTTGTAGACTCGACAGTAGAAGATACTGCACCACTGGCCTATTTCACATCAGACCACTATGTCTGCGGTTATCTAATAGCCCGACTGATCACCTCCATCACAACAATGGGATGCCGCATCGGGATGCTGCAGGCGGTGCGCATCGGTGATGAGAGTGCCAATACCAGTATCCTCCGCAAGAAGGGTTTTGCAGATTATCTGAGTGATAATGATATCTCCTCGGAAATTGTGCGGATCCCCTTTACTGCAATGGAACCAGAAAATAATGACCAGCAACTTGATCACTATTTTCAGGGGGAGCACGATTTTGGGGGAGTGGTGGTGCTCAACTCCCGGGGAGGCATACTCGCTGACTATTTCTACAGGAAGTCGATAAAAGATGTCCGGTTGATATGTGTGGACATTACGCGACCAAATGTGGAGGGGCTCAGAAATGGTGTTATTGATTTCCTAATCGGTCAGGAGCCCGAACGACAGGGATTTTTGGCCATGAAGACATTATTGGAGTACCTCATTTACAGGGGATTCGTAAAAGTACAGAACTATGTCAGTCTGGATATCCTCACCAAAGATACCATCGATTACTACAACCGATTTAATTTCATCTCATGA
- a CDS encoding rhamnogalacturonan acetylesterase → MKKIIYLILGILIVVSSFKATNKPVKILIAGDSTAQTYNEERDGLIRGWGQMLPLFLDSQITVVNHAIGGRSTKSFIAEGRWERLLNETDAGDIVLIQFGHNDSSTRPERHASYQAYEENLLKMIQDVRQKKATPVLLTSVVMRTFVEGNLVDDRLKGYPAIMRKLAEEHQVHLIDINLRTRDFVTMLGDEASKPYYRWVEPGVDPVRLEGLQDDTHTMEKGARKIACFVAEGLSALDLPQINRHILLPETTDR, encoded by the coding sequence ATGAAAAAAATCATCTACCTCATATTGGGGATACTCATTGTTGTATCTTCATTCAAAGCTACCAATAAGCCGGTGAAAATATTGATTGCCGGCGATTCCACTGCTCAGACTTATAACGAAGAGAGAGACGGGTTAATCAGAGGATGGGGGCAGATGCTGCCCCTGTTCCTCGATAGCCAGATCACCGTGGTCAACCATGCTATTGGCGGCAGAAGCACCAAGAGTTTCATCGCTGAAGGCCGATGGGAACGGCTGCTCAATGAAACCGACGCCGGCGATATCGTACTGATACAGTTCGGCCACAATGACTCTTCCACGCGTCCTGAGCGACATGCATCCTACCAGGCATATGAAGAGAACCTGTTGAAGATGATTCAGGATGTGCGACAGAAAAAGGCGACCCCTGTACTGCTCACCTCAGTCGTCATGCGTACCTTTGTGGAGGGGAACCTGGTCGATGACCGGTTGAAAGGATATCCAGCAATCATGCGGAAACTGGCCGAGGAGCATCAGGTTCATCTGATAGACATCAACCTCAGGACGCGCGATTTTGTCACCATGCTGGGTGACGAGGCATCAAAACCTTACTACCGTTGGGTGGAACCGGGTGTTGATCCGGTGAGGCTGGAGGGTTTGCAGGATGATACACACACCATGGAAAAAGGTGCACGAAAGATTGCCTGTTTTGTGGCGGAGGGTCTCAGTGCGTTGGATCTACCTCAGATTAACCGGCACATATTATTACCTGAGACAACCGACCGCTGA
- a CDS encoding LacI family DNA-binding transcriptional regulator, which translates to MQRKARIKDIAEMAGVSSGTVDRILHNRGNVSESARKAVEEVLKKVNYKPNIHISGLSLKRKYKVVITTPSVTEGEYWDSIHSGIQHALEEYENIRVKCLVHTYNEFDVYSCREVYDRIVEIDADGVIIGLTFKEETLRLTRLLEERGIPYIFVDSTMDNSSPLAFFTSDHYMCGYLMAKLITSIIPAGSDIGMSQAVRIGDESANTSILRKKGFHDYLEEKKIANSILKIPFSAFEPEKNEAWMSDFFQSKHSVGGVVFFNSRGGLLADYFARNGIKDIHLIGVDLTVSNVKGLREGYIDFLIGQEPEHQGFLAMKTMIEFMIYRKPVKQRNYVRLDILTRETIDFYREFNY; encoded by the coding sequence ATGCAACGCAAAGCCCGTATCAAGGATATTGCAGAAATGGCAGGCGTCTCATCCGGCACTGTCGACAGAATCCTGCATAACAGGGGAAATGTATCAGAATCTGCCCGTAAAGCAGTTGAGGAGGTGCTGAAGAAAGTGAACTACAAGCCCAACATCCACATTTCCGGGTTATCACTGAAGCGAAAATACAAGGTGGTGATAACAACACCAAGTGTTACCGAGGGGGAGTATTGGGATAGCATACATTCCGGGATTCAACATGCACTTGAGGAATATGAGAATATACGCGTGAAGTGTCTGGTGCACACATACAATGAATTTGATGTTTACTCCTGTCGTGAGGTATATGACCGTATTGTTGAAATCGATGCCGATGGGGTGATCATAGGGCTCACCTTTAAGGAGGAAACACTCCGGCTCACCCGATTGCTTGAAGAGCGGGGGATTCCCTATATCTTTGTGGATTCTACCATGGACAACAGTTCACCACTGGCATTTTTCACCTCCGATCATTACATGTGCGGTTATCTGATGGCCAAGCTGATCACCTCCATCATCCCTGCAGGCTCCGATATAGGCATGTCGCAAGCTGTGCGGATTGGCGATGAGAGCGCCAACACCAGTATCCTCCGAAAGAAAGGATTTCATGACTATCTGGAGGAGAAGAAGATCGCAAACAGCATCTTAAAAATCCCATTTTCTGCCTTTGAACCGGAGAAAAATGAGGCCTGGATGTCCGATTTTTTCCAAAGCAAGCATTCGGTGGGTGGTGTAGTCTTCTTCAACTCACGAGGAGGGTTATTGGCAGACTATTTCGCCAGGAATGGCATCAAAGATATTCACCTGATAGGTGTTGACCTTACGGTATCCAATGTGAAAGGATTGCGTGAGGGATATATAGATTTTCTGATAGGTCAGGAACCCGAACACCAGGGTTTTCTAGCCATGAAGACAATGATAGAGTTCATGATATACAGAAAGCCGGTGAAACAACGAAACTACGTACGCCTGGATATATTGACCCGGGAAACGATTGATTTTTACAGAGAATTCAATTACTGA
- a CDS encoding beta-galactosidase, translating into MKHVTSLLILSMMSLMLFPQESQDYFPDQQLTTVGAYYYPEHWEESQWERDLMKMAEMGFEFTHFAEFAWAQLEPEEGVYNFGWLDRAISLAAKHNLKVILCTSTATPPVWLVRKHPDILITNEDGTRYDHGSRQHASFSNEYYRTYSMKMISELAKRYGEDERVIGWQLDNEPRSTVDYGADALKRFRRWLKEKYKEIQSLNHAWGTNFWSGTYNNFSEINLPKHGQWGMNLYQRLDHSRFCDEETSTFLDEQARTLRQHISPQQWITTNFIPMYDARFIGADKELDFISYTRYMVYGEHKGIGEKGYRVGEYSRIAMANDYFRPLSPLYGVMELQPGQVNWGTVNSQPMPGAVRLWLWHVFAGGSRFTCTYRFRAPIYGYEQYHYGIVGPDGVTPTGGGIEYQQFISEIGLLRKNASLHQQPEPYLKRKTAILYNPDNTVAIEQNKQTQHWNTEAHLLKYYRALKSFGAPVDFIRENADFTAYPVIVVPAYQQMSLELIRKLTQYAENGGNLIISCRSGHQNELGHLWEAKHAEPIYELIGSEIAFYDLPQSFDPGTVEMDGNKYSWNSWGDILQPSSETESWASYQGDFYAGKAAVTFRQFNEGSVSYVGADSQKGDLELAVLKKVFNRLDIPVENYPPGIIVEYRDGFGIAMNYSDSAYTIDLSKDTEILIGEKEIPTAGVLVWKIN; encoded by the coding sequence ATGAAACATGTCACATCACTTTTGATTCTCTCTATGATGAGCCTTATGCTTTTCCCACAGGAATCGCAGGACTATTTTCCCGATCAGCAACTTACAACGGTCGGCGCCTACTACTATCCGGAGCATTGGGAGGAATCGCAATGGGAAAGAGATCTGATGAAGATGGCAGAGATGGGATTTGAGTTCACCCATTTTGCCGAATTTGCCTGGGCTCAACTAGAACCCGAAGAGGGCGTATACAACTTCGGATGGCTCGACAGGGCCATTTCTCTGGCTGCCAAACATAATCTCAAGGTGATTCTCTGTACCTCAACCGCTACCCCACCTGTCTGGCTTGTACGTAAACACCCTGACATCCTCATTACAAACGAAGATGGCACACGCTATGACCATGGTTCGCGACAGCATGCCTCTTTCTCCAATGAGTACTACCGCACCTATTCCATGAAAATGATCTCCGAACTGGCAAAACGTTACGGAGAGGATGAAAGGGTCATCGGCTGGCAACTGGACAACGAACCCCGCTCAACCGTTGATTATGGTGCTGATGCGCTCAAACGCTTTCGTCGGTGGCTGAAGGAGAAATACAAAGAAATTCAATCGCTGAATCATGCATGGGGTACCAACTTCTGGAGTGGCACCTATAACAATTTCAGTGAAATAAACCTGCCAAAACATGGGCAATGGGGCATGAACCTCTATCAGCGGCTCGATCACAGTCGTTTCTGCGACGAGGAAACGAGCACTTTCCTCGACGAGCAGGCACGCACACTGCGGCAACACATCTCACCCCAACAGTGGATCACCACCAATTTCATTCCGATGTATGATGCTCGTTTCATCGGTGCAGACAAAGAACTCGATTTCATTAGCTATACCCGCTACATGGTTTACGGGGAACACAAGGGTATCGGTGAGAAAGGGTACCGCGTGGGTGAATACTCTCGGATTGCAATGGCCAACGACTATTTCCGCCCCCTTTCGCCCCTCTATGGGGTCATGGAGCTGCAGCCGGGGCAGGTGAACTGGGGAACGGTCAATTCACAACCGATGCCCGGTGCCGTGCGTCTCTGGCTCTGGCATGTCTTTGCCGGAGGAAGCCGTTTTACCTGTACATACAGGTTCAGGGCACCTATCTATGGTTACGAACAGTACCATTACGGCATCGTGGGTCCCGATGGTGTCACTCCCACCGGCGGTGGCATCGAATACCAGCAGTTTATCAGTGAGATCGGATTGCTCAGGAAAAATGCTTCACTTCATCAGCAGCCAGAACCATATCTAAAGAGAAAAACAGCCATTCTCTATAATCCTGACAACACTGTAGCCATCGAACAGAACAAACAGACACAGCACTGGAACACCGAAGCACATCTGTTGAAATACTATCGCGCGCTGAAATCTTTCGGTGCCCCCGTCGATTTCATCCGTGAGAACGCTGATTTCACTGCATACCCTGTGATAGTAGTACCTGCCTACCAACAGATGAGCCTCGAGCTAATCAGAAAACTGACCCAATACGCTGAAAACGGAGGGAACCTGATCATCTCCTGTAGGAGCGGTCACCAGAACGAACTGGGTCACCTCTGGGAAGCAAAGCACGCAGAGCCCATCTACGAACTGATTGGTAGCGAGATTGCTTTCTATGATCTGCCACAATCCTTCGATCCGGGAACAGTGGAGATGGATGGCAACAAATATAGCTGGAACAGCTGGGGCGACATCCTGCAACCATCGAGTGAGACTGAAAGCTGGGCATCTTACCAAGGTGATTTTTATGCCGGCAAAGCGGCTGTCACCTTCCGACAATTTAATGAGGGCAGCGTTAGCTACGTGGGTGCCGACAGCCAAAAGGGTGATCTGGAACTGGCCGTCCTAAAGAAAGTGTTCAATCGTCTTGATATTCCGGTTGAAAACTATCCTCCGGGAATTATTGTCGAATACCGCGATGGCTTCGGAATTGCAATGAATTACAGTGATTCTGCCTATACAATAGACCTGTCAAAAGATACGGAAATTTTAATTGGAGAAAAGGAGATTCCTACTGCTGGAGTACTGGTCTGGAAAATTAACTAA
- a CDS encoding DUF4982 domain-containing protein, whose product MNKQIKLIFSLFLLSSFFQSLFSMSDQTESDRVKYNFNSRWLLHIGDITNGNDPKLNDDTWKEITFPRAFNEDEPFRVAIDQHTDTIVWYRKHFRLPKSDRVKKVFLEFEGIRFGGEFFINGKSIGLHENGVMAAGFDITDHINFNKENVVAVRIDNSWSYRERATDQRYQWNDRNFNANYGGIPKNVYLHVSNKLYQTLPLYSNLKTTGTYVYAREINVSKKSANIFAESEIKNEHENPRTFRFGMTIENMEGKVIHEVTGNEMMVQPGETITAKVSGRVNDLHFWSWGYGYLYNVHTTLFVDNEPVDMVTTRTGFRKTRFADGMIWLNDRVIQLKGYAQRTSNEWPSVGMSVPAWLSDFSNRMIVEGNGNLVRWMHVTPWKQDVESCDRVGLIQAMPAGDAERDAGGRQWEQRVELMRDAIIYNRNNPSILFYESGNESISEEHMADMIAVRDRYDPYGGRAIGSREMLDSKLAEWGGEMLYINKSARHPMWATEYCRDEGLRKYWDNYTYPYHQNGAGPLYKGQNASSYNRNQDSFAVELVRRWHDYFRIRPGTGKRVSSGGAKIIFSDSNTHFRGEENYRRSGVTDPMRIPKDGFFAHRVMWNGWVDIENHRTHIVGHWNYSPNTKKDIYVVSTGEKVELFINGTSKGFGERNNHFLFTFSDILWEPGSIEAVSYDTDKKEMSRHQLTTADEPAAIRMRLMQAPDGFKADGADLVLAEVEVVDSKGNRCPLANNMITFDLAGPAEWRGGIAQGPDNYILSKELPVEGGVNRLLIRSTTKSGNIRLNAMAEGLTPASLSFRSIPFSEENGLATYISADHLPSYMERGEVTGGESFTLSRNQISILNAVAASNPESVRNSFDDNELSEWTNDGKLSSGWIRYELERDALISEIELKLTGWRMRSYPIEIYVDEQKVYEGKTEKSLGYVAIPIEPTVGRFVEVRLLGQSSDQDAFGEIVEITGTKELDLYRDPNAEDAKGQLRIVEIDIYEQAFTTSK is encoded by the coding sequence ATGAACAAACAGATCAAACTAATTTTTTCACTTTTTCTCTTATCTTCTTTTTTTCAGTCCTTGTTTTCGATGTCGGATCAGACTGAAAGCGATCGGGTTAAGTACAATTTCAACAGTCGATGGTTGCTGCATATTGGTGATATCACCAACGGCAACGACCCCAAATTGAATGATGACACGTGGAAGGAAATCACCTTTCCCCGTGCGTTCAATGAAGATGAACCATTCAGGGTAGCCATTGACCAACATACTGATACCATCGTCTGGTACAGGAAACATTTCCGTCTACCGAAAAGCGACAGGGTAAAAAAGGTGTTTCTTGAGTTTGAAGGCATCCGCTTTGGCGGTGAATTTTTTATCAACGGCAAATCGATTGGCCTGCATGAAAATGGGGTGATGGCAGCAGGGTTCGACATCACCGATCACATCAACTTCAACAAAGAGAACGTGGTGGCTGTGCGCATAGACAATTCATGGAGCTACAGGGAGCGTGCAACAGATCAGCGATATCAGTGGAACGACCGTAATTTCAATGCCAACTACGGCGGGATTCCCAAAAATGTCTACTTGCATGTATCCAATAAGCTGTACCAGACACTGCCGCTATACAGCAACCTGAAGACAACCGGCACCTATGTTTATGCCCGTGAGATCAACGTGAGCAAGAAAAGTGCTAATATTTTCGCAGAGTCAGAAATTAAGAATGAACATGAAAACCCTCGTACATTCCGATTTGGGATGACCATTGAGAATATGGAAGGCAAAGTGATTCATGAGGTTACAGGTAATGAGATGATGGTACAACCTGGCGAAACCATCACTGCAAAGGTATCCGGCAGGGTGAACGATCTACACTTCTGGAGCTGGGGCTATGGTTACCTCTACAATGTACATACCACACTCTTCGTGGACAACGAACCGGTTGACATGGTGACCACCCGCACTGGTTTCCGGAAAACTCGCTTTGCCGATGGTATGATTTGGCTCAACGACCGTGTGATACAGCTCAAGGGATATGCACAGCGCACCAGCAACGAATGGCCGTCGGTGGGGATGTCTGTTCCTGCCTGGCTGAGTGACTTCAGCAACCGCATGATCGTGGAAGGAAACGGCAACCTGGTGCGTTGGATGCATGTCACACCCTGGAAGCAGGATGTGGAGTCGTGCGACCGGGTAGGCTTGATCCAGGCCATGCCGGCGGGTGATGCGGAGCGCGATGCGGGAGGCCGGCAATGGGAGCAGCGGGTGGAACTGATGCGCGATGCCATCATCTACAACAGGAACAACCCCAGTATTCTCTTCTATGAGAGTGGCAACGAATCGATCAGTGAGGAGCACATGGCCGATATGATCGCCGTGCGCGACAGATATGACCCCTATGGCGGACGTGCCATCGGCTCCCGGGAGATGCTTGACAGTAAACTTGCGGAATGGGGAGGTGAGATGCTCTATATCAACAAGAGTGCGCGGCACCCCATGTGGGCCACCGAGTACTGTAGAGATGAAGGCTTGCGAAAATATTGGGATAACTACACCTACCCCTATCATCAGAATGGGGCTGGACCACTGTATAAAGGACAAAATGCCAGCTCTTATAACCGTAACCAGGATTCATTTGCCGTTGAGCTCGTGAGGAGGTGGCACGACTATTTTAGAATTCGTCCCGGCACCGGGAAAAGAGTCAGCTCGGGAGGTGCAAAAATCATCTTCTCCGACAGTAACACCCATTTCAGGGGTGAGGAAAACTACCGTCGCAGTGGGGTGACCGACCCGATGCGTATACCCAAGGACGGCTTCTTCGCACATAGGGTGATGTGGAATGGATGGGTTGACATCGAGAACCACCGCACACACATCGTGGGTCACTGGAACTATTCACCCAACACAAAAAAAGATATCTATGTGGTTTCTACGGGAGAAAAAGTGGAGCTTTTCATCAATGGCACATCCAAAGGGTTCGGAGAGCGAAATAACCATTTCCTGTTCACATTCAGTGACATACTATGGGAACCGGGAAGCATTGAGGCGGTCAGTTACGATACCGATAAAAAGGAGATGAGCCGTCATCAGCTCACCACAGCCGATGAACCGGCAGCCATCCGGATGAGACTCATGCAGGCTCCCGACGGCTTCAAGGCCGATGGTGCCGACCTTGTATTGGCAGAGGTTGAGGTTGTTGACAGCAAAGGAAACCGTTGCCCTCTGGCTAACAACATGATCACCTTCGATCTTGCCGGACCGGCTGAATGGAGAGGGGGCATAGCACAGGGACCGGATAATTATATCCTTTCAAAAGAGTTACCGGTAGAAGGCGGTGTGAATCGTCTCCTGATTCGCTCCACCACCAAAAGTGGGAACATCAGATTAAACGCCATGGCTGAGGGGCTGACACCGGCGTCACTCTCCTTCCGTTCCATCCCATTCAGCGAGGAAAATGGTCTTGCCACATATATCAGTGCCGACCATCTTCCCAGCTATATGGAAAGGGGTGAGGTGACGGGAGGTGAATCATTCACCCTTTCACGCAATCAGATCTCGATCCTAAATGCTGTGGCTGCATCAAATCCGGAAAGCGTGAGAAACAGTTTCGATGACAACGAGTTGTCAGAGTGGACCAATGACGGGAAGCTCTCCTCCGGTTGGATACGTTACGAACTGGAACGGGACGCCCTGATCTCGGAGATCGAACTGAAGCTCACCGGCTGGCGTATGAGAAGCTATCCCATCGAAATCTATGTTGATGAGCAAAAGGTGTATGAAGGTAAAACGGAAAAGAGTCTCGGCTATGTCGCCATACCGATTGAGCCCACAGTGGGACGATTCGTTGAGGTACGGCTGCTTGGACAGAGCAGCGATCAGGATGCCTTTGGCGAGATCGTGGAAATCACCGGCACGAAAGAACTTGATCTCTATCGTGATCCCAACGCCGAAGATGCGAAGGGACAACTTCGCATCGTGGAGATCGATATTTATGAACAGGCATTTACGACATCAAAATGA
- a CDS encoding glycosyl hydrolase family 2: MKKQIALLFTTLTMLLTGCNNWGADTEWPEQTNENKPWTRWWWMGNDLDSANLSYNLEALSEAGIGGVEITPIYGVKGREEHYIDYLSPRWMNMLSFTIAEASRLGMGVDMNNGTGWPFGGPEVSVEEAATRALFSGYSLSGGERLQDPVKVIAERQRATARLDKLMAYSEKGDVLDLTDKVDEEGYLDWLAPEGDSWRLIALFVGKTGQQVKRAAPGGEGYVLDHLDRNAVDRYLERFDKAFAVNNIPFPNTFFNDSYEVYGADWTPTLLDEFEKRRSYKLQDYLPDLLNNGATDQSARVIADYRETVGEILLENFTIPWTEWAHGHGVKTRNQAHGSPANLIDLYAAVDIPECESFGITDFDIPGLRKDTIRKENDSDPTILKYASSAAHITGKRYTSSETFTWLTEHFRTSLSQAKPEIDQMFTSGVNRVFFHGSTYSPKEAAWPGWKFYASVDMSPTNPFWKDAPAFFRYITRVQSFLQSGQPDNDFLLYLPIYDIWYEQRGHFFTTFAIHGMREQLPDFGDAVDRIMQSGFDLDYISDRFLQTTTVENGLLKTEGGTTYKALILPAVKLIPLKTMEQITRLTEQGATILFSEHYPSDVPGLTDLEKRRDQFNNLLSGLPKVSSFETTVQQKMGKGTVITGSDYSEMLSSWDENREQFVNELGGQLVRRKHEKGHIYFLAMLQNNPVDGWVTMGVDAESAMLFDPMSGRKGVAALRKNNGRIEIYLQLKPGESMIVKTFNHPVEAEKWSYYKLVDQTIQLDRGWQLSFIDSEPAIDETYTPDSLHSWTELGHDDLQRNMGTGQYSLTFELRKNPEADYLLSLGDVRESAVVRINGEVADTLYAVPFETRIGSLLKEGENSIEIDVTNLPANRIADFDRRGVEWRIFHEINFVSITYQPTQFDIWKVMPSGLLGPITITELENVSP; the protein is encoded by the coding sequence ATGAAAAAGCAAATTGCACTTCTCTTCACCACACTCACAATGCTGCTTACCGGTTGCAACAACTGGGGAGCAGATACCGAATGGCCGGAACAGACTAACGAAAACAAACCCTGGACACGCTGGTGGTGGATGGGCAATGATCTCGACTCCGCAAACCTAAGCTACAACCTGGAGGCGCTGAGTGAAGCCGGTATTGGCGGCGTGGAAATCACACCCATCTATGGGGTGAAAGGGCGCGAAGAGCACTATATCGACTATCTCTCACCCCGGTGGATGAACATGCTTTCTTTTACCATCGCCGAAGCATCACGATTAGGAATGGGGGTTGACATGAACAACGGTACCGGATGGCCCTTCGGGGGGCCGGAGGTGAGTGTGGAAGAGGCAGCTACAAGGGCGCTCTTCAGTGGCTATTCCCTGTCGGGTGGTGAACGTCTTCAAGATCCTGTGAAAGTAATTGCAGAGCGGCAGAGAGCAACTGCACGTTTGGATAAGCTAATGGCTTACAGTGAGAAAGGTGATGTGTTGGATCTCACCGACAAGGTGGATGAGGAGGGTTATCTGGACTGGTTAGCTCCCGAAGGTGACAGCTGGAGATTGATTGCTCTCTTTGTGGGTAAGACCGGACAACAGGTGAAGAGAGCGGCCCCCGGGGGTGAAGGATATGTGCTTGATCACCTGGACAGAAATGCAGTGGACCGATACCTCGAACGTTTCGACAAAGCTTTTGCAGTGAATAACATACCTTTTCCAAACACCTTCTTCAACGATTCCTACGAAGTGTATGGGGCCGACTGGACCCCCACCCTGCTGGATGAGTTTGAAAAAAGGAGGAGCTACAAGCTACAGGATTATCTCCCTGATCTGCTGAACAACGGTGCAACCGATCAATCAGCCAGGGTCATTGCCGATTATCGCGAGACAGTGGGTGAGATCCTGCTTGAAAACTTCACCATTCCCTGGACCGAATGGGCACATGGGCACGGTGTGAAGACACGCAACCAGGCACATGGATCGCCGGCCAACCTGATCGATCTCTACGCAGCAGTCGACATACCGGAATGTGAATCGTTCGGCATCACCGATTTTGACATTCCGGGCCTCAGAAAAGATACCATCCGCAAGGAGAACGACAGTGACCCCACCATCCTGAAGTATGCCTCTTCCGCAGCACACATCACAGGAAAAAGATATACCTCATCAGAAACTTTTACCTGGCTGACAGAACATTTCAGAACGTCATTGTCACAAGCCAAACCGGAGATCGATCAAATGTTCACCTCAGGTGTGAACCGTGTCTTCTTTCACGGCAGCACCTATTCACCCAAAGAGGCAGCATGGCCCGGATGGAAATTCTACGCCTCTGTGGATATGTCGCCCACCAATCCTTTCTGGAAGGATGCCCCTGCATTCTTCCGATACATCACCCGTGTGCAGTCGTTCCTACAGAGCGGCCAACCGGACAATGACTTCCTGCTCTACCTTCCGATTTATGACATCTGGTATGAACAGAGAGGACATTTCTTCACCACATTCGCCATCCATGGGATGCGCGAGCAGCTGCCCGACTTTGGCGATGCGGTAGACCGAATCATGCAGAGCGGATTTGACCTGGATTACATCTCTGACCGCTTTCTGCAGACCACAACGGTGGAAAACGGATTGCTGAAAACCGAGGGAGGCACAACCTACAAGGCACTGATTCTGCCAGCTGTGAAACTAATTCCACTGAAAACGATGGAACAGATCACCCGTCTTACCGAACAGGGAGCGACCATCCTCTTCTCGGAGCATTACCCGTCCGATGTGCCGGGACTAACCGATCTGGAAAAACGCAGGGACCAATTTAACAATCTCCTCTCCGGTTTACCGAAAGTGAGCAGCTTCGAAACAACAGTTCAACAGAAGATGGGAAAAGGAACCGTGATCACCGGCAGCGACTACAGCGAGATGCTCTCCAGCTGGGATGAGAACAGGGAACAGTTTGTCAATGAGCTGGGCGGTCAGCTGGTGAGAAGAAAGCATGAGAAGGGACACATCTATTTCCTCGCGATGTTGCAGAACAATCCTGTGGATGGATGGGTGACAATGGGTGTTGACGCCGAAAGTGCCATGCTTTTTGATCCGATGAGTGGCAGAAAAGGTGTTGCCGCGCTGCGGAAGAACAATGGCAGGATAGAGATATACCTGCAGCTCAAACCGGGTGAGTCGATGATAGTAAAAACATTCAATCACCCGGTCGAGGCAGAAAAATGGAGCTATTATAAGCTTGTTGATCAGACCATCCAGCTGGACCGGGGATGGCAACTCTCCTTCATCGATAGTGAACCTGCCATAGATGAGACATATACCCCCGACAGCCTTCACTCCTGGACCGAACTGGGGCATGATGATCTGCAACGGAACATGGGAACAGGTCAATACAGCCTTACATTTGAGCTCAGAAAAAATCCGGAAGCAGATTATCTCCTTTCATTGGGGGATGTGCGTGAAAGTGCCGTGGTGCGCATCAACGGTGAAGTTGCCGACACGCTCTATGCCGTCCCTTTCGAAACCAGGATCGGATCCCTGTTAAAAGAGGGAGAGAACAGCATCGAGATTGATGTGACCAACCTGCCTGCCAACCGCATTGCCGATTTTGACCGGAGAGGTGTGGAGTGGCGGATTTTCCATGAGATCAATTTTGTAAGTATCACTTACCAACCAACACAGTTCGATATCTGGAAGGTGATGCCATCCGGATTGCTGGGCCCTATAACCATCACGGAGTTGGAAAATGTTTCACCCTGA